One window from the genome of Balearica regulorum gibbericeps isolate bBalReg1 chromosome 18, bBalReg1.pri, whole genome shotgun sequence encodes:
- the MCRIP1 gene encoding mapk-regulated corepressor-interacting protein 1, whose translation MASSPVSRVVYNGKRSGGPRSPGAGSEIFTPAHEENVRFIYEAWQCVERDLRSQMGSERGLVEEYVEKMPNPSLKAFKPVDLGDLKRRSTQDAKKS comes from the exons ATGGCCAG CTCCCCTGTGTCCCGCGTGGTCTACAACGGCAAGCGGAGCGGCGGCCCGCGCTCCCCCGGCGCCGGCAGCGAGATCTTCACGCCGGCCCACGAGGAGAACGTGCGCTTCATCTACGAGg CCTGGCAGTGCGTGGAGCGTGACCTGCGCAGCCAGATGGGCTCCGAGCGCGGCCTGGTCGAGGAGTATGTGGAGAAGATGCCGAACCCTAGCCTCAAAG CGTTTAAACCTGTTGACCTGGGTGATCTGAAGAGGAGGAGCACACAGGATGCAAAGAAGTCCTAA
- the GCGR gene encoding glucagon receptor yields MSQLRLLSLLLLLLCCQSPSAQITDFLFESWKAYSEECHRNMSRLPAPTELVCNRTFDKFSCWPDTLPNSTASVPCPSFLPWYQKVKHRHVFKTCGPDGQWVTGPRGQSLRDATQCELDAEDLEAQEKFAKTYGSFKVMYTVGYSVSLCALLLALALLLGFSKLHCMRNYIHMNLFASFILKGVSVLVIDALLKTHYSDKIDDYNVHIWLSDEAAAGCRAATVFMQYGIVANYCWLLVEGIYLHNLLVVAVFSERSYFTLYLCIGWGAPMLFLIPWVVVKFLYENIQCWTTNNNMGFWWILRFPVFLAILINFFIFIRIIQILVSKLRAHQMRYTDYKFRLAKSTLTLIPLLGIHEVVFAFVTDEHAQGTLRYVKLFFDLFLSSFQGMLVAILYCFVNKEVQAELLKRWQRWKLGKDLAEEYKHTYSHAPSARNGTGSAYEKHHLVSGCANGLGRSPATTRPGTHYLERTSRSTAEHLALGDRHHCYEFPETTSESHF; encoded by the exons ATGTCCCAGCTGCgtctcctcagcctcctgctgctgctgctctgctgccag AGCCCCTCCGCCCAGATCACGGATTTCCTCTTTGAGAGCTGGAAGGCGTACAGTGAGGAGTGCCACCGCAACATGAGCCGCCTGCCCGCGCCCACAG AGCTGGTCTGTAACCGCACCTTCGACAAGTTCTCCTGCTGGCCCGACACGCTGCCCAACAGCACCGCCAGCGTCCCTTGCCCCTCGTTCCTGCCCTGGTACCAGAAAG TGAAGCACAGACATGTCTTCAAGACCTGCGGGCCGGACGGGCAGTGGGTGACAGGCCCCCGGGGACAGTCCCTGCGCGATGCCACACAGTGCGAGCTCGACGCCGAGGACCTGGAGGCGcag GAAAAATTTGCCAAGACCTATGGCAGCTTCAAGGTGATGTACACCGTGGGCTACTCAGTGTCGCTCTGTGCACTGCTCCTcgccctggccctgctgctgggcttcAG CAAGCTGCACTGCATGAGGAACTACATCCACATGAATCTCTTCGCCTCCTTCATACTGAAGGGCGTCTCCGTGCTGGTCATCGACGCCCTGCTCAAGACCCACTACAGCGACAAGATTGACGACTACAACGTGCACATTTGGCTGAGCGATGAG GCGGCCGCGGGCTGCCGGGCAGCCACGGTCTTCATGCAGTATGGCATCGTGGCCAACTACTGCTGGCTGCTGGTGGAGGGCATCTACCTGCACAACCTCCTGGTGGTGGCCGTCTTCTCCGAGAGGAGCTACTTCACCCTCTACCTGTGCATTGGCTGGG GGGCGCCCATGCTGTTCCTCATCCCCTGGGTCGTTGTGAAATTCCTGTATGAAAACATCCA gTGCTGGACCACCAACAACAACATGGGCTTCTGGTGGATCCTTCGCTTTCCTGTGTTCCTGGCCATCCTG ATCAacttcttcatcttcatccGCATCATCCAGATCCTCGTCTCCAAGCTCCGTGCGCACCAGATGCGCTACACTGACTACAAGTTCAG GCTGGCCAAGTCCACACTGACACTGATCCCACTGCTGGGCATCCACGAGGTGGTCTTCGCCTTCGTCACAGATGAACATGCCCAGGGCACCCTGCGCTATGTCAAACTCTTCTTTGACCTCTTCCTGAGCTCCTTCCAG GGGATGCTGGTGGCCATTCTCTACTGCTTCGTCAACAAGGAG gtgcaggcagagctgctaaAGAGGTGGCAGCGCTGGAAGCTGGGGAAGGACCTGGCAGAGGAGTACAAGCACACCTACAGCCACGCACCCAGCGCCCGCAACGGTACCGGCAGCGCCTACGAGAAGCACCACCTGGTGAGCGGCTGCGCCAACGGGCTGGGGCGCAGCCCGGCCACCACGCGCCCCGGCACCCACTACCTCGAGAGGACCAGCCGCAGCACTGCCGAGCACCTCGCCCTGGGGGACCGGCACCACTGCTACGAGTTCCCCGAGACCACGTCCGAGAGCCACTTCTGA